CATGTATAAATGTAAGggttggagagaaaaaaaaggttaaaccTAAAAAACAGTTAGAAAATCCAGCAAAACACAAATGTGAGAGCAAAGACACACCACAAAttttatacatgtacatatagataCATTCACGCATACACACATACCAGGAAAATCCAAGAATGCTTGTCAATGTTTCAATACAGTAggttaataaattttatattgttaacaagaaaaataattaatatgatgAAAAAGTTTGGGGTCACTCTTTTTAATAAAGTAAACTTAGTGAACCAATCACAGAAACATAAGGATGAAACTGAGATGAGACATTAGGAACAATGATATAGATTTATGTGCCATCATTAGAGACTTAGTGCAAATGTTGAGATAGAATGATTCCTATATGGGTGTggatatggaaagaaaaaattgggaagagtgAACCATAAAGATTTAAGTAGTAAAGAAGTGAGCAGATATGTCAAACAAGGAAATGAAAATCAGcaataaaggaaaagaaccaatacacattaagaaaattcagaaatgaatataAATTGTGGATTCAATAGGATTCCAAAGAAGTGATCTCCATGATAGTTTCCCAAATTAAAATGATTCCAGGTAAAAATAATTCAATCTTGGTATGCCAgttaattattattttggttAATAAATAGaccctttaaatattttttcattctatggaattatatactattttattttatagatataacAGGGTTTATGAGAAAATGACTCACATGTGTGGATTCCACCTGCTATTGAATAATTTATCacattaattttcattaaatgtttaaggGAATTTTTTTGCACATTAAGTATATTTTGGCATTTCATTATTAGGTACTAAGTTATCAATATCTCTCTCGTTGGTGATTCAATTAACTTCTAATTACCAACCTAATTTGTTAAGTATAatttattgtaataaagaaaCTTATGTTTAACTCTTCAGTTTACAGTAATCTCATCAAcatgttataaaaaataaaggttGTAAATAATTTTGTGAAAACAAACTAAttcatgaataattttatttttaaaaaacaaacaaaaagtattataaattataagcatcaaaaatgaaaagggtttcataataaaactttatttaaaaatttaaattcatgttAACAGGTAATCCAATGAAATTGATGACACAAGTTCTGGAAATTCTTTGAGTATAGAGGTATATATGTCtgtcctttttttgtttatttgttgatttgtttatttggttttgtgatttgtttacttttttttactttagatttcattttttgcatATTATTACAAAGCAAAACATTCATGAATAAAGTACTATATCATTATCAATCAgccaataaaatttaattaagaatTCTCTTTGTTCTGGCATGTACTAAAGTCTGGGAATAGCAAAAGAGATAAAACACAGTCTAGATTCTCTATGAGCTTGCAAACTAatgaaatatacatgtatatatatatatacatatttgcattagttattattatgtaaaaataacatacatttaaaaataattatgttaaagttgtaaacaatatcaaaaatgagGATATATCCAGGAAGGCACAGAAAGTTGTATTACTCGATAATTAAAAACTACCATAGTCTAATTTGAGACAGGTCATCTGATTCTATGGGCTTCAAAGAAGTCATTTAAGTCATTAATACTTTGGAGAAATTTTACAACATGGCTAGTTTTATTTGTCATTATAAATTTCTGATTAATAACttttattctcacaaaaaccTCCTGATATTACAATTGGTGTCTAGACCATTGAATTTTAATAGATtttgtaaaaaagggaaaatgtataaatatatatatgtatatatacatatgtatacatgcatatcttTACAATttaattaactttctttttttaaaattaaagattttatttattttgagttttacaatttcccccctaatcttacttccctccttccaccccccacagaaggcaatttgccagtctttacaatgtttccatggtgtgtgtatatatatatattgatcaaaattgaatgtgatgagagagaaatcatatccttaagggacataaagtataagagatagcaaggtcagacaataagatgtcagtgtttgttttcccaaaaattaaggtaatagtccttggtctttgttcaaactccacagttttttgtctggatacagatggtattctccattgcagagagccccaaattgtccctgattgtcgcactgatgaaatgagcgagtccatcaaggttgatcatcgctccTATGTTGCTGCTAGGGAATACAGTGATTttatggttctgttcatctcactcagcatcagttcatgcaaatccctccctGAATCctcatccctccttgtttctaatagaacaataatgttccatgacatacataccacagtttgctaagccattcctcaatagaagaacatttacttgatttccaattctttgcaactacaaacagggctgctatgaatatttttgtatcagTGAGGTttgtaccttttttcatcatctcttcaaggtatagacacaatagtgttattgctggatcaaagaggatgcacatttttgttgccctttggatgtagttccaaatttctctccagaaaggttggatgagttcacatctccaccaacaatgtaatagtcctccagatttcccacaacccttccaacaatgatcataatCCTTTCTGGTAATTTAAGTAAACTTCAATATGACTTTCAACTTAAAGTTGGTGCAAATAGGGGGAgaattttctggaaaaaaaactatttgtatTCATCTACTATTTGATTAACCTGATATATATTTTAActacatgaaatatataaatctttaaagacaaattccagaatttaaCTTTAAGAAAGCtaattaaaatattcaattttgataaacttcttatatgcaaaaatatttcaaatataattagaaatttcACATTCTGAAATACATTTTCTACCAAATTGGAGGAGAAATAGAGAACCCTttgcaaatttctttaaaatgaaattctttgaaTGAGAAGAAACTTCAGATTTCTTGTAAATTACATTATTTTTGATGCCACTATATTTTCAGATTGATTCCCAATCAATTTTGCTATAAAACTCAGGCCTTAGACAATGGCTTTATATATTTGCAACTATTTTTTTGCCATAAACtcttctgaattaaaaaaaaaatcattgttcttTGAGCCAAAATAAGCAAATGGAAACCACATTAAAATTGGAATTAAATTTCAAATGTTTCAGGGAATTATGGTGTTCCTAGGGGGaaatccctctctctctctctctctctctctctctctctctctctctctctctctcacacacacacacacacagacacacacacacacacacacacacacacataaacaaatacactcatatttcctttctctgtctttctttctactCACTGAAAAATTTTCCCATTAATCTCCTGAAAAACTCAATGAATTTCTGGATGTCAactatttgaaaatcaagtgacaGATTCAGCCCAGAAATTTTGGTACCCTCAGGGGAAGCAAAAAAGTCACAAGGAAAGATGCCATcagttttttccattaaaaaagaaaatgggagtgAAGAGTTCATGGTACATTTTTGAATCTATTAAGCCTCAAAGTCCTAcctagaaaaattgagaaaattaacCTTTAGTTGGTTTGAGTCTCTGGGTATGTCAAATACTGACTGAAGGTCAATTGAAAGAGATTTAAAGATTGTTTCATGAGataacacatatacacatatgcatgatATATGTTCATAAAATATATAGTTAATTTGCATAAAtgtcatatatttatgtattcttaatttcatgattatttttagtggaagaaaaatcatttatctGATAGGTGAAATACTAAGCCTTATGTTATTAACAAGAAAATTGAGATGtaataatcattttaaagttatgcttttggagaggaaaaaatatggacAACAGACAAACATGAACTTCACAATTAACTTCCTTCATTAGATAATGCattatgctttttttcattatcaCACTCATACCCAGTATCTTGTCTGCACTCAAATATTGATATTTGCCCAAGCAAGACCTTTCACAAAGCCTTTGATTCTAAAATTGTGTTTGAAAAACCAATCCCTTTCCCCCCCACCATGGCATATCCCAAGAgacaaattaattcatttattttagatttcCTTTACCCAAAATCTTTTGACACCACACCTTTTTCATGGCATTTTTCATCTCAGTATTTCTCAGAGTATAGATTAAGGGATTGAACATTGGAGCAATGATggtataaaataaagcaaatactTTATCCTCTGGATAGGTGGTGGGAGGtctaatataggaaaaaaatgcagGTACAAAAAATAAGACAACAACTGTGAAATGAGACCCACAGGTGGAGAGAGCTTTCCGCCGCCCTTTAGCTGAATGTTTCCGTAGACTCCATAATATGACGGTATAAGAAACAAATAAGATCACAAAGATTAACATGGCAACTATCCCTGAATTGATGATAACAAGGACACCAGTGATGTAAGTGTCGGTGCAGGCAATTTTTAGTAAGGGGAAGATGTCACAGAAATAGTGATCAATCTCATTGGGACCACAGAAGGGTAAGTTGAGAGTCATGGATAACTGAGGAAAGGAGTGAGCAGCCCCCCCAACCCAAGCAGCTAGCACAAGAAGGTTGCAGTTCTTCCTGCTCATGATGGTCATGTAGTGGAGAGGTTTACAGATAGCAACATAGCGATCAAAGGCCATTGCCGACAGGATAAATACCTCAATAATGCCAAAGAAGTGCATAGTGAAGACTTGGAGCATACAATAATCATAGGAAATGGTTTTTCTCTCAGTTAAAAGATCCCCGATTAGTTTTGGTATAACACTGGAAGTATAGTAGATGTCCATAGAAGACAAGTGACTGAGGAAGTAATACATTGGTTGGTGGAAAAGGTGGCTACAATGGATAGAGATGAGGATTATCAGATTTCCTATGAGGAGACTAATATAACAGGATAAGAAGAAGATAAAGCAAAATATCTGTATATTTTTGTCATAGGAAAGTCCAAAGAGAATGAATTCTGTTACATTGCTCTTAGGTCCCATTATGCTTTTAATCCTTTATATTTAAGATTAAATTCTATATCTGGAATTAGAAGACATATTATTTTAGTGCAGGTATAGTCatgcaaatatttttcatttgttacagttatgattatttttattaaagtaacATATCATTAATGTCCAGAGTTGTGGAACTTGGCAGATAATACAAGATCATACAAGAAGTATCAAGTAAACTTTATACTGGATGCTAATCATAGAGAAGGGAGCTTAGGCATATTATGAGAActgtattcaaatatttgaaaggttatcaTTTGAGAGAGAATTTGCATTAAAATGgcttatacatataaataatatataaattcatgtacacacatatattcatatatatgaagaCATGTGTGCAGATCTAAGAATAATACACATGTAtactgaaagagagaaagaggttaAACTcattgaaatgaattattttttccaaaaattataACTGTCCAAAAATGAAACTGGGTGCCTAGGTACATTATATTCTCCCTTGTAACAAGTTTTCAAATGAACACTGGATTGTTTTATCCAGTATCTGTTTTTGAAGGGGCTCTTATTCAAGTATGGCTTGGATAAGTTTAGAAGAGATGCTGCATCTAGCTCAGTGTGGGGTATTGAGTCttaaaaaattactaaatatttaaacataatttaaaaaatagctatTGTCAGTGGTattaatcattatttaaaatgagttgTTTGGCATTAAAGTACATTATTTCTCCCTTCAAGTTAATTGATGTTTTTACTacaaaaatgtttgaaatttCCAGCTATTTCTATTCCTCATTAGGAAGGAAATGTAGCTAATCATTTCATCTGATAATTACTTAAAAAAGGTATTTTCTAACTAAATACCAAAGCACATTTTTACTATTGCAGGCAAACCCCAAACATGAATTTGTCCATTTATATATTGCTATAATTTGTTACGTAAATCCACCCCAAGtctgaaatataaaaatcaaagtataaaggaataaaatttcATAAGGAAATATTATAGTTACTCTAGACTTAATTGAAAAAATGCCATCAGCTTCACTAATTGAATATGACACTATAGTTGGTTTATATGGCATGAGGGCAGCATGTAGGAGTctattgtgttttttcttttgttttggcc
The Macrotis lagotis isolate mMagLag1 chromosome 3, bilby.v1.9.chrom.fasta, whole genome shotgun sequence genome window above contains:
- the LOC141516962 gene encoding olfactory receptor 4P4-like gives rise to the protein MGPKSNVTEFILFGLSYDKNIQIFCFIFFLSCYISLLIGNLIILISIHCSHLFHQPMYYFLSHLSSMDIYYTSSVIPKLIGDLLTERKTISYDYCMLQVFTMHFFGIIEVFILSAMAFDRYVAICKPLHYMTIMSRKNCNLLVLAAWVGGAAHSFPQLSMTLNLPFCGPNEIDHYFCDIFPLLKIACTDTYITGVLVIINSGIVAMLIFVILFVSYTVILWSLRKHSAKGRRKALSTCGSHFTVVVLFFVPAFFSYIRPPTTYPEDKVFALFYTIIAPMFNPLIYTLRNTEMKNAMKKVWCQKILGKGNLK